The Schistocerca piceifrons isolate TAMUIC-IGC-003096 chromosome 5, iqSchPice1.1, whole genome shotgun sequence genome has a segment encoding these proteins:
- the LOC124799074 gene encoding mucin-1-like: MITAALLLVACCPLCADADVSELLAAPPADAFTSDFRQAGESLPQPQGPPVDARFLQSAGAPRGFPARPPPPPLSPLAGQPSGDLVPTRRVFFRLGDNPPLSDLDGLTARAASCRDSGSCPDPLQVTSFPNPNNFFTGFPTAAPSDAVPRVQSFANFPPPPEFSRSPVSSVSPLPLTGTFQNQAPSQTLMEARPNVSPATVSFRTSPQFSNNALPAQLTSRSDVPPLSFSNNAPPTQLVSRSDAPRLSFTNTLPPAQPIFRSDTSRVALPNSAPQTQMGSDVPRLSFPNNAPPARVVFRPNAPQGPISNGASPTQLFPRSEASRPSISNTAAPSQVGPSSGAFRFAPSTSASSSQLVSRPEAFSSPQRVSISNRALCTPENPCNFPAISNEISAGKETPANYQFSYAVQDAASASDFAHEESAQQEGIKGQYRVLLPDGRQQVVSYRADETGFRPEVSYQ, from the exons ATGATAACTGCCGCGCTGCTGCTGGTCGCCTGCTGCCCTCTGTGCGCCGACGCGGACGTGTCGGAGCTGCTTGCGGCGCCGCCCGCCGACGCCTTCACCAGCGACTTCCGGCAGGCTGGCGAGTCGCTGCCGCAGCCGCAGGGCCCACCAGTGGACGCGCGCTTCCTGCAGAGCGCCGGCGCGCCCAGGGGGTTCCCCGCGCGCCCGCCTCCGCCGCCACTATCGCCGCTGGCGGGGCAGCCGTCCGGCGACTTGGTCCCCACTCGGCGAGTCTTCTTCAGGCTCGGCGACAACCCGCCACTGTCGGATCTCGATGGCCTCACGGCGCGTGCTGCCAGCTGCAGAGACTCCGGCTCGTGCCCTGATCCCCTGCAGGTGACATCGTTCCCCAACCCCAACAACTTCTTCACAGGATTCCCTACCGCAGCACCATCCGACGCCGTACCTCGCGTGCAGAGTTTCGCCAACTTCCCCCCACCACCAGAATTTTCCCGCTCCCCTGTCAGCTCGGTATCGCCTCTCCCGTTAACTGGAACGTTCCAGAATCAGGCACCCTCACAGACTCTGATGGAGGCGCGTCCTAATGTTTCGCCTGCTACAGTCTCATTTCGCACTTCTCCTCAGTTTTCTAACAACGCTCTCCCTGCGCAGCTGACCTCGAGATCTGACGTCCCTCCGCTTTCATTTTCCAACAACGCACCGCCTACCCAACTGGTCTCCAGATCTGACGCTCCTCGCTTGTCATTTACAAATACTTTACCGCCAGCTcaacccatcttcagatctgacacTTCCAGGGTGGCGCTTCCTAACAGTGCACCTCAAACACAGATGGGCTCTGACGTCCCACGGCTGTCATTTCCCAACAATGCACCTCCAGCGAGGGTTGTGTTCAGACCAAATGCTCCTCAGGGGCCAATTTCAAATGGCGCATCGCCAACGCAGCTGTTCCCCAGATCAGAAGCTTCTCGCCCGTCAATCTCCAACACTGCGGCTCCGTCACAAGTGGGGCCCAGCTCTGGCGCTTTTCGTTTCGCACCTTCCACGAGTGCTTCTTCATCGCAGCTGGTCTCCAGGCCTGAAGCGTTTTCTTCACCACAGAGAGTATCGATTTCAAACAGGGCTCTCTGCACACCAGAGAATCCGTGCAACTTCCCAGCAATCTCAAACGAAATATCTGCTGGAAAAGAG ACACCAGCCAACTACCAGTTCAGCTACGCGGTCCAGGACGCCGCCTCCGCCTCAGATTTCGCCCACGAGGAATCTGCGCAACAGGAGGGCATCAAGGGCCAGTACCGCGTGCTGCTTCCAGACGGCCGGCAGCAGGTCGTCTCGTACAGAGCCGACGAGACCGGCTTCAGGCCGGAGGTATCCTACCAGTAG